In one Meles meles chromosome 17, mMelMel3.1 paternal haplotype, whole genome shotgun sequence genomic region, the following are encoded:
- the IQGAP3 gene encoding ras GTPase-activating-like protein IQGAP3 isoform X2, translated as MMRSSCATRQPACTSGTQTTSTSGCPQWPTSACLRCRFPTSERGRRVLLEMAHGSQPSSQTFFPETTDIYDKKNMPRAIYCIHALSLFLFRLGLAPQIHDLYGKVKFSAEELSNMAAELAKYGLQLPAFSKIGGILASELSVDQAAVHAAVLAINEAVERGVVEDTLAALQNPSALLGNLREPLAAIYQELLAQAKAEKAASAQTHEGGESGDVYDCFLTQAEIQGNINHVNVHGALEAVDDALERQSPEALLEALLDPALALRGLRRDFAGWYLEQLSSDREQKAQELGLLELLEEEEVQAGVAAANMKGVQEQAMLQAVCRINRAIRRGVAAATVEELMCPEAQLPPVYPGTPTVYQQELRALQQQRGGELGHEELFVATEMLSAVVLIHQALETGDVGGCWSGLVSPASGLAGVEGENAQRYFDGLVELRRALAGAVLSWNDLQATVHRVNAQVQEETDQVLAVSLINEALDQGSPEKTLSALLLPSAGLDDISLPVAPRYHLLLVAAKRQKAQATGDPGALLWLEEIRREVVRANQDTDAAQRMALGVAAINQAIKEGKAGQTERVLRNPAVALRGVVPNCADSYQRVLEGAVAKKRHPGGPALWVRHDLKDGSAYYFHLQTLQGTWAQPSGCGLNTDHLTREEIQSAITEVTTAHDRQQLWKANIGFVIQLQARLRGFLVRQEFAERSRFLRTWLPAVVKIQAHWRGYRQRKAYLERLRYFRAHSDAVVKIQAWARAWAAQRRYRRRLGFFQKNVESIVKIQAFFRAWKARDDYRTLVHAAHPPLRVVCRFAHLLNQSQEDFLAEAELLKLQEEVVRKIRSNQQLQQDLNLMDIKIGLLVKNRATLQELVSHCKKLTKKNKEQLAGMMVLDRQRGLKSLSKEKRQKLEAYQHLVYLLQTQPIYLARLIFHVPQSKATKFMESVVFSLYNYASSRREAYLLLRLFQTALQDEVRSKVERPQDMVTGNPTVVRLVVRFYRNGRGQSALREILGRVIQDVLGDKTLSVHTDPVHLYKSWVNQSEAQTGQRSHLPYDVTPEQALSHPEVQRRLDSSLRSLLALSDRFLAAITSSVEHIPYGMRYVAKVLKTTLAERFPAASEDEVYKVVGNLLYYRFLNPAVVAPDAFDVVAVAAGGTLTPSQRHTLGAVAQVLQHAAAGKAFSGASRHLQVLNDYLEETHVKFRRFVCRACQVPEPEERFAMDEYSDMVAVAKPVVYITVGELLDTHRLLLEHQDRVAPEHCDPLHELLEDLGELPTVSDLIGEGVAAAGSEDPAKLEVSLTLTNKFEGLETDAGDTGAQSLLLSTKQMLADIMQFQPGDSLEEMLSVPASAEQEAAHKRLTGQRQACESQTPEPLRRHRSLSAHTLLPLADKRRRVLRNLRRLESLGLVSARDGYQGLVDGLAKDIRSQRRHRQRRKAELGKLQATLQGLDAKTAFYEEQGDYYGQYIRACLDQLAPRCTSSGRGKRRPALRYSAAQLLEKGVLVEIEDLPASHFRNVIFDITPGDEAGKFNVNAKFLGVDMERFQLHYQDLLQLQYEGVAVMKLFNKAKVNVNLLIFLLNKKLLRQ; from the exons ATGATGCGGAGCAGCTGCGCTAccag gCAACCGGCTTGCACTTCCGGCACACAGACAACATCAACTTCTGGCTGTCCGCAGTGGCCCACATCGGCCTGCCTTCG CTGCAGGTTCCCCACTAGTGAGCGAGGCCGCCGTGTGCTGCTGGAGATGGCTCACGGGAGCCAGCCGTCTTCCCAG ACCTTCTTCCCGGAGACCACAGACATCTACGACAAGAagaacatgccccgagcgatctACTGCATCCACGCGCTCAG tcTCTTCCTCTTCAGGCTGGGACTGGCCCCGCAGATCCATGATCTGTACGGGAAAGTGAAGTTCTCAG CCGAGGAGCTCAGCAACATGGCCGCTGAGCTGGCCAAGTACGGCCTCCAGCTGCCTGCCTTTAGCAAGATCGGGGGCATCCTGGCTAGTGAGCTGTCGGTAGACCAGGCTGCAG TCCACGCGGCCGTCCTCGCCATCAACGAGGCAGTAGAGCGGGGGGTGGTCGAGGACACCCTGGCGGCCTTGCAGAATCCCAGCGCCCTGCTGGGGAATCTCCGAGAGCCTCTGGCGGCCATCTACCAGGAGCTGCTGGCCCAGGCCAAGGCGGAGAAGGCCGCCAGTGCTCAGACCCAC GAGGGCGGAGAGAGCGGGGACGTGTATGACTGCTTCCTGACTCAGGCTGAGATCCAAGGCAACATCAACCACGTCAATG TCCATGGGGCTCTAGAAGCTGTTGATGATGCCCTAGAGAGACAGAGCCCCGAGGCCTTGCTGGAGGCCCTTCTGGACCCGGCACTGGCCCTGCGAGGGCTCAGGAGAGACTTTGCTGGCTGGTACTTGGAACAGCTGAGCTCAGACAGAGAACAGAAAGCACAG gagCTGGGCCTACTGGAGCTTCTGGAAGAGGAGGAGGTCCAGGCTGGTGTGGCTGCAGCCAATATGAAGGGGGTTCAGGAACAAGCCA tGCTCCAGGCCGTGTGCAGGATCAACAGAGCCATCCGGAGGGGAGTAGCGGCTGCCACCGTGGAGGAGCTGATGTGCCCGGAAGCCCAGCTGCCTCCCGTGTACCCCGGCACCCCGACTGTGTACCAGCAGGAGCTAAGGGCGCTCCAGCAGCAGCGGGGTGGG GAGCTCGGCCACGAGGAACTCTTCGTGGCGACGGAGATGCTGTCTGCTGTGGTCCTGATCCACCAGGCCCTGGAGACCGGCGATGTGGGTGGCTGCTGGAGCGGTCTGGTGAGCCCCGCCAGCGGCCTAGCCGGGGTGGAAGGAGAGAACGCTCAGCG TTACTTTGATGGTCTGGTGGAGCTGCGCCGAGCGCTGGCCGGGGCCGTCCTGAGCTGGAACGACCTGCAGGCCACCGTGCACCGGGTCAACGCCCAGGTCCAGGAAGAGACTGACC AGGTCCTTGCCGTCAGCCTCATCAATGAGGCTCTGGACCAGGGCAGCCCCGAGAAGACCCTGTCTGCCCTCCTGCTTCCCTCGGCTGGCCTGGATGACATCAGTCTTCCCGTCGCCCCTCGGTACCATCTCCTTCTCGTGGCAGCCAAGAGGCAGAAGGCCCAG GCGACGGGGGACCCTGGAGCACTGCTGTGGCTCGAAGAGATCCGCCGGGAGGTGGTGAGAGCCAACCAGGACACAGACGCCGCACAAAGAA TGGCTCTTGGTGTGGCCGCCATCAATCAGGCCATCAAGGAAGGCAAGGCAGGCCAGACGGAGCGGGTGTTAAGGAACCCTGCCGTGGCCCTCCGAGGGGTGGTTCCCAACTGTGCTGACAGCTACCAGCGGGTCTTGGAAGGCGCCGTGGCAAAGAAGAGGCACCCAG GGGGCCCGGCACTCTGGGTCCGACACGACTTGAAGGACGGCTCCGCCTACTATTTCCACCTGCAGAccttgcagggcacctgggcgcAGCCCTCTGGCTGCGGCCTGAACACGGACCACCTGACTCGAGAGGAGATCCAG TCAGCCATCACCGAGGTCACCACGGCGCACGACCGCCAGCAGCTCTGGAAGGCCAACATCGGCTTCGTCATCCAGCTCCAGGCCCGCTTGCGGGGCTTCCTGGTCCGGCAGGAGTTTGCAGAGCGCTCCCGCTTTCTGAGGACCTGGCTGCCCGCCGTCGTCAAGATCCAG GCTCACTGGCGGGGATACAGGCAGCGGAAGGCGTACCTGGAGCGGCTGCGGTATTTCAGAGCCCACTCGGACGCTGTCGTCAAG AtccaggcctgggcccgggcatGGGCAGCTCAGAGGCGATACCGGAGGCGTCTGGGATTCTTCCAAAAGAAC GTTGAGTCCATCGTGAAGATCCAGGCGTTTTTCCGCGCATGGAAGGCCCGCGATGACTACAGGACGTTAG TGCACGCAGCCCATCCACCTCTCCGCGTGGTGTGTAGATTTGCCCACCTCCTAAATCAAAGCCAGGAGGACTTCCTGGCGGAGGCCGAGCTGCTGAAGCTCCAGGAGGAAGTGGTTCGGAAGATCCGGTCCAATCAGCAGCTCCAGCAGGACCTCAATCTCATGGACATCAAGATCGGCCTGCTAGTCAAGAACCGGGCCACCCTGCAG GAGCTGGTCTCCCACTGCAAGAAGCTGACCAAGAAGAACAAGGAGCAGCTGGCGGGCATGATGGTCCTGGACAGGCAGAGGGGGCTCAAGTCGCTGAGCAAAGAGAAGCGGCAGAAGCTGGAAGCTTACCAGCACCTCGTGTACCTGCTCCAG ACTCAGCCCATCTACCTGGCCAGGCTCATCTTCCACGTGCCGCAGAGCAAAGCCACCAAGTTCATGGAGTCCGTGGTCTTCAGCCTCTACAACTATGCGTCCAGCCGCCGCGAGGCCTACCTGCTGCTGCGGCTGTTCCAGACGGCGCTGCAGGATGAGGTCAG GTCAAAGGTGGAGCGGCCCCAGGACATGGTGACCGGCAACCCGACggtggtgaggctggtggtgagGTTCTACCGGAACGGGCGCGGCCAGAGTGCCCTGCGGGAGATCCTGGGCCGGGTCATCCAGGACGTGCTGGGGGACAAGACGCTGAGCGTCCACACAGACCCCGTTCACCTCTACAAGAGCTGGGTCAACCAGAGCGAGGCCCAGACCGGACAGCGCAG CCACCTCCCCTACGATGTCACCCCAGAGCAGGCCTTGAGCCACCCCGAGGTCCAGCGGCGGCTGGACAGCTCCCTCCGCAGCCTCCTCGCCCTGAGCGACAGGTTCCTGGCAGCCATCACGTCATCCGTGGAGCACATTCC GTACGGGATGCGGTATGTGGCCAAGGTCCTGAAGACCACTCTGGCAGAGAGGTTTCCTGCCGCCTCGGAGGACGAGGTCTACAAG GTGGTCGGGAACCTCCTGTACTACCGCTTCCTGAACCCGGCTGTCGTGGCCCCCGACGCCTTCGACGTCGTGGCCGTGGCAGCGGGCGGCACCCTGACCCCCTCCCAGCGCCACACGCTCGGGGCCGTGGCTCAGGTCCTGCAGCACGCGGCCGCGGGCAAGGCCTTCTCTGGGGCGAGCCGCCATCTGCAGGTCTTGAATGACTACCTAGAGGAGACCCATGTCAAGTTCAG GAGGTTCGTGTGCCGAGCCTGCCAGGTCCCGGAGCCGGAGGAGCGCTTTGCGATGGACGAGTACTCAGACATGGTGGCCGTGGCCAAGCCCGTGGTCTACATCACCGTTGGGGAGCTGCTCGACACGCACAGG CTGCTGCTGGAGCACCAGGACCGGGTCGCGCCCGAGCACTGCGACCCCTTGCATGAGCTCCTGGAGGACCTCGGAGAGCTGCCCACCGTCTCCGACCTCATCG GGGAGGGTGTGGCCGCCGCTGGGAGCGAGGACCCAGCCAAGCTGGAGGTGTCCCTGACACTCACCAACAAGTTTGAAGGGCTGGAGACGGACGCCGGCGACACAGGtgcccagagcctgcttctgaG CACCAAGCAGATGCTGGCGGACATCATGCAGTTCCAGCCTGGGGACTCCCTCGAGGAAATGCTGTCCGTCCCTGCGTCCGCAGAGCAG GAAGCGGCCCACAAGCGGCTGACGGGCCAGCGCCAGGCATGCGAGAGCCAGACCCCGGAGCCCCTGCGCCGGCACCGCTCGCTGAGCGCGCACACCCTCCTGCCGCTGGCGGACAAGCGGCGGCGCGTCCTGCGGAACCTGCGCCGGCTGGAGAGCCTGGGGCTGGTCAGTGCCCGCGACGGCTACCAGGGTCTGGTGGACGGACTGGCCAAG GACATCCGCAGCCAGCGCCGGCACCGGCAGCGGCGGAAGGCAGAGCTGGGGAAGCTGCAGGCCACGCTGCAGGGCCTGGACGCCAAGACCGCCTTCTACGAGGAGCAAGGCGACTACTACGGCCAGTACATCCGGGCCTGCCTGGACCAGCTGGCCCCCCGCTGCAC GAGttctgggagagggaagaggcGGCCGGCGCTCCGTTACTCCGCCGCCCAGCTGCTGGAGAAGGGTGTCCTGGTGGAAATCGAGGATCTTCCCGCCTCTCA CTTCCGAAACGTGATCTTTGACATCACCCCTGGAGACGAGGCAGGCAAGTTCAACGTGAACGCCAAGTTCCTGGGCGTGGACATGGAGCGGTTCCAGCTTCACTACCAG GACCTCCTGCAGCTCCAGTACGAAGGTGTAGCTGTTATGAAACTCTTCAACAAGGCCAAGGTCAATGTCAACCTCCTCATCTTCCTTCTCAACAAGAAACTCCTGCGGCAGTGA
- the IQGAP3 gene encoding ras GTPase-activating-like protein IQGAP3 isoform X1, with amino-acid sequence MERRRAGAGPALYERLTAEEMDEQRRQHVAYQYLCRLEEAKRWMEACLKEELPSPLELEESLRNGVLLAKLGHCFAPTVVPLKKIYDAEQLRYQATGLHFRHTDNINFWLSAVAHIGLPSTFFPETTDIYDKKNMPRAIYCIHALSLFLFRLGLAPQIHDLYGKVKFSAEELSNMAAELAKYGLQLPAFSKIGGILASELSVDQAAVHAAVLAINEAVERGVVEDTLAALQNPSALLGNLREPLAAIYQELLAQAKAEKAASAQTHEGGESGDVYDCFLTQAEIQGNINHVNVHGALEAVDDALERQSPEALLEALLDPALALRGLRRDFAGWYLEQLSSDREQKAQELGLLELLEEEEVQAGVAAANMKGVQEQAMLQAVCRINRAIRRGVAAATVEELMCPEAQLPPVYPGTPTVYQQELRALQQQRGGELGHEELFVATEMLSAVVLIHQALETGDVGGCWSGLVSPASGLAGVEGENAQRYFDGLVELRRALAGAVLSWNDLQATVHRVNAQVQEETDQVLAVSLINEALDQGSPEKTLSALLLPSAGLDDISLPVAPRYHLLLVAAKRQKAQATGDPGALLWLEEIRREVVRANQDTDAAQRMALGVAAINQAIKEGKAGQTERVLRNPAVALRGVVPNCADSYQRVLEGAVAKKRHPGGPALWVRHDLKDGSAYYFHLQTLQGTWAQPSGCGLNTDHLTREEIQSAITEVTTAHDRQQLWKANIGFVIQLQARLRGFLVRQEFAERSRFLRTWLPAVVKIQAHWRGYRQRKAYLERLRYFRAHSDAVVKIQAWARAWAAQRRYRRRLGFFQKNVESIVKIQAFFRAWKARDDYRTLVHAAHPPLRVVCRFAHLLNQSQEDFLAEAELLKLQEEVVRKIRSNQQLQQDLNLMDIKIGLLVKNRATLQELVSHCKKLTKKNKEQLAGMMVLDRQRGLKSLSKEKRQKLEAYQHLVYLLQTQPIYLARLIFHVPQSKATKFMESVVFSLYNYASSRREAYLLLRLFQTALQDEVRSKVERPQDMVTGNPTVVRLVVRFYRNGRGQSALREILGRVIQDVLGDKTLSVHTDPVHLYKSWVNQSEAQTGQRSHLPYDVTPEQALSHPEVQRRLDSSLRSLLALSDRFLAAITSSVEHIPYGMRYVAKVLKTTLAERFPAASEDEVYKVVGNLLYYRFLNPAVVAPDAFDVVAVAAGGTLTPSQRHTLGAVAQVLQHAAAGKAFSGASRHLQVLNDYLEETHVKFRRFVCRACQVPEPEERFAMDEYSDMVAVAKPVVYITVGELLDTHRLLLEHQDRVAPEHCDPLHELLEDLGELPTVSDLIGEGVAAAGSEDPAKLEVSLTLTNKFEGLETDAGDTGAQSLLLSTKQMLADIMQFQPGDSLEEMLSVPASAEQEAAHKRLTGQRQACESQTPEPLRRHRSLSAHTLLPLADKRRRVLRNLRRLESLGLVSARDGYQGLVDGLAKDIRSQRRHRQRRKAELGKLQATLQGLDAKTAFYEEQGDYYGQYIRACLDQLAPRCTSSGRGKRRPALRYSAAQLLEKGVLVEIEDLPASHFRNVIFDITPGDEAGKFNVNAKFLGVDMERFQLHYQDLLQLQYEGVAVMKLFNKAKVNVNLLIFLLNKKLLRQ; translated from the exons CTGGATGGAGGCCTGCCTGAAGGAGGAGCTCCCTTCGCCGTTGGAGCTGGAGGAGAGCCTCCGGAACGGAGTGCTGCTGGCCAAGCTGGGCCACTGTTTTGCGCCCACCGTGGTCCCCTTGAAGAAGATCTATGATGCGGAGCAGCTGCGCTAccag gCAACCGGCTTGCACTTCCGGCACACAGACAACATCAACTTCTGGCTGTCCGCAGTGGCCCACATCGGCCTGCCTTCG ACCTTCTTCCCGGAGACCACAGACATCTACGACAAGAagaacatgccccgagcgatctACTGCATCCACGCGCTCAG tcTCTTCCTCTTCAGGCTGGGACTGGCCCCGCAGATCCATGATCTGTACGGGAAAGTGAAGTTCTCAG CCGAGGAGCTCAGCAACATGGCCGCTGAGCTGGCCAAGTACGGCCTCCAGCTGCCTGCCTTTAGCAAGATCGGGGGCATCCTGGCTAGTGAGCTGTCGGTAGACCAGGCTGCAG TCCACGCGGCCGTCCTCGCCATCAACGAGGCAGTAGAGCGGGGGGTGGTCGAGGACACCCTGGCGGCCTTGCAGAATCCCAGCGCCCTGCTGGGGAATCTCCGAGAGCCTCTGGCGGCCATCTACCAGGAGCTGCTGGCCCAGGCCAAGGCGGAGAAGGCCGCCAGTGCTCAGACCCAC GAGGGCGGAGAGAGCGGGGACGTGTATGACTGCTTCCTGACTCAGGCTGAGATCCAAGGCAACATCAACCACGTCAATG TCCATGGGGCTCTAGAAGCTGTTGATGATGCCCTAGAGAGACAGAGCCCCGAGGCCTTGCTGGAGGCCCTTCTGGACCCGGCACTGGCCCTGCGAGGGCTCAGGAGAGACTTTGCTGGCTGGTACTTGGAACAGCTGAGCTCAGACAGAGAACAGAAAGCACAG gagCTGGGCCTACTGGAGCTTCTGGAAGAGGAGGAGGTCCAGGCTGGTGTGGCTGCAGCCAATATGAAGGGGGTTCAGGAACAAGCCA tGCTCCAGGCCGTGTGCAGGATCAACAGAGCCATCCGGAGGGGAGTAGCGGCTGCCACCGTGGAGGAGCTGATGTGCCCGGAAGCCCAGCTGCCTCCCGTGTACCCCGGCACCCCGACTGTGTACCAGCAGGAGCTAAGGGCGCTCCAGCAGCAGCGGGGTGGG GAGCTCGGCCACGAGGAACTCTTCGTGGCGACGGAGATGCTGTCTGCTGTGGTCCTGATCCACCAGGCCCTGGAGACCGGCGATGTGGGTGGCTGCTGGAGCGGTCTGGTGAGCCCCGCCAGCGGCCTAGCCGGGGTGGAAGGAGAGAACGCTCAGCG TTACTTTGATGGTCTGGTGGAGCTGCGCCGAGCGCTGGCCGGGGCCGTCCTGAGCTGGAACGACCTGCAGGCCACCGTGCACCGGGTCAACGCCCAGGTCCAGGAAGAGACTGACC AGGTCCTTGCCGTCAGCCTCATCAATGAGGCTCTGGACCAGGGCAGCCCCGAGAAGACCCTGTCTGCCCTCCTGCTTCCCTCGGCTGGCCTGGATGACATCAGTCTTCCCGTCGCCCCTCGGTACCATCTCCTTCTCGTGGCAGCCAAGAGGCAGAAGGCCCAG GCGACGGGGGACCCTGGAGCACTGCTGTGGCTCGAAGAGATCCGCCGGGAGGTGGTGAGAGCCAACCAGGACACAGACGCCGCACAAAGAA TGGCTCTTGGTGTGGCCGCCATCAATCAGGCCATCAAGGAAGGCAAGGCAGGCCAGACGGAGCGGGTGTTAAGGAACCCTGCCGTGGCCCTCCGAGGGGTGGTTCCCAACTGTGCTGACAGCTACCAGCGGGTCTTGGAAGGCGCCGTGGCAAAGAAGAGGCACCCAG GGGGCCCGGCACTCTGGGTCCGACACGACTTGAAGGACGGCTCCGCCTACTATTTCCACCTGCAGAccttgcagggcacctgggcgcAGCCCTCTGGCTGCGGCCTGAACACGGACCACCTGACTCGAGAGGAGATCCAG TCAGCCATCACCGAGGTCACCACGGCGCACGACCGCCAGCAGCTCTGGAAGGCCAACATCGGCTTCGTCATCCAGCTCCAGGCCCGCTTGCGGGGCTTCCTGGTCCGGCAGGAGTTTGCAGAGCGCTCCCGCTTTCTGAGGACCTGGCTGCCCGCCGTCGTCAAGATCCAG GCTCACTGGCGGGGATACAGGCAGCGGAAGGCGTACCTGGAGCGGCTGCGGTATTTCAGAGCCCACTCGGACGCTGTCGTCAAG AtccaggcctgggcccgggcatGGGCAGCTCAGAGGCGATACCGGAGGCGTCTGGGATTCTTCCAAAAGAAC GTTGAGTCCATCGTGAAGATCCAGGCGTTTTTCCGCGCATGGAAGGCCCGCGATGACTACAGGACGTTAG TGCACGCAGCCCATCCACCTCTCCGCGTGGTGTGTAGATTTGCCCACCTCCTAAATCAAAGCCAGGAGGACTTCCTGGCGGAGGCCGAGCTGCTGAAGCTCCAGGAGGAAGTGGTTCGGAAGATCCGGTCCAATCAGCAGCTCCAGCAGGACCTCAATCTCATGGACATCAAGATCGGCCTGCTAGTCAAGAACCGGGCCACCCTGCAG GAGCTGGTCTCCCACTGCAAGAAGCTGACCAAGAAGAACAAGGAGCAGCTGGCGGGCATGATGGTCCTGGACAGGCAGAGGGGGCTCAAGTCGCTGAGCAAAGAGAAGCGGCAGAAGCTGGAAGCTTACCAGCACCTCGTGTACCTGCTCCAG ACTCAGCCCATCTACCTGGCCAGGCTCATCTTCCACGTGCCGCAGAGCAAAGCCACCAAGTTCATGGAGTCCGTGGTCTTCAGCCTCTACAACTATGCGTCCAGCCGCCGCGAGGCCTACCTGCTGCTGCGGCTGTTCCAGACGGCGCTGCAGGATGAGGTCAG GTCAAAGGTGGAGCGGCCCCAGGACATGGTGACCGGCAACCCGACggtggtgaggctggtggtgagGTTCTACCGGAACGGGCGCGGCCAGAGTGCCCTGCGGGAGATCCTGGGCCGGGTCATCCAGGACGTGCTGGGGGACAAGACGCTGAGCGTCCACACAGACCCCGTTCACCTCTACAAGAGCTGGGTCAACCAGAGCGAGGCCCAGACCGGACAGCGCAG CCACCTCCCCTACGATGTCACCCCAGAGCAGGCCTTGAGCCACCCCGAGGTCCAGCGGCGGCTGGACAGCTCCCTCCGCAGCCTCCTCGCCCTGAGCGACAGGTTCCTGGCAGCCATCACGTCATCCGTGGAGCACATTCC GTACGGGATGCGGTATGTGGCCAAGGTCCTGAAGACCACTCTGGCAGAGAGGTTTCCTGCCGCCTCGGAGGACGAGGTCTACAAG GTGGTCGGGAACCTCCTGTACTACCGCTTCCTGAACCCGGCTGTCGTGGCCCCCGACGCCTTCGACGTCGTGGCCGTGGCAGCGGGCGGCACCCTGACCCCCTCCCAGCGCCACACGCTCGGGGCCGTGGCTCAGGTCCTGCAGCACGCGGCCGCGGGCAAGGCCTTCTCTGGGGCGAGCCGCCATCTGCAGGTCTTGAATGACTACCTAGAGGAGACCCATGTCAAGTTCAG GAGGTTCGTGTGCCGAGCCTGCCAGGTCCCGGAGCCGGAGGAGCGCTTTGCGATGGACGAGTACTCAGACATGGTGGCCGTGGCCAAGCCCGTGGTCTACATCACCGTTGGGGAGCTGCTCGACACGCACAGG CTGCTGCTGGAGCACCAGGACCGGGTCGCGCCCGAGCACTGCGACCCCTTGCATGAGCTCCTGGAGGACCTCGGAGAGCTGCCCACCGTCTCCGACCTCATCG GGGAGGGTGTGGCCGCCGCTGGGAGCGAGGACCCAGCCAAGCTGGAGGTGTCCCTGACACTCACCAACAAGTTTGAAGGGCTGGAGACGGACGCCGGCGACACAGGtgcccagagcctgcttctgaG CACCAAGCAGATGCTGGCGGACATCATGCAGTTCCAGCCTGGGGACTCCCTCGAGGAAATGCTGTCCGTCCCTGCGTCCGCAGAGCAG GAAGCGGCCCACAAGCGGCTGACGGGCCAGCGCCAGGCATGCGAGAGCCAGACCCCGGAGCCCCTGCGCCGGCACCGCTCGCTGAGCGCGCACACCCTCCTGCCGCTGGCGGACAAGCGGCGGCGCGTCCTGCGGAACCTGCGCCGGCTGGAGAGCCTGGGGCTGGTCAGTGCCCGCGACGGCTACCAGGGTCTGGTGGACGGACTGGCCAAG GACATCCGCAGCCAGCGCCGGCACCGGCAGCGGCGGAAGGCAGAGCTGGGGAAGCTGCAGGCCACGCTGCAGGGCCTGGACGCCAAGACCGCCTTCTACGAGGAGCAAGGCGACTACTACGGCCAGTACATCCGGGCCTGCCTGGACCAGCTGGCCCCCCGCTGCAC GAGttctgggagagggaagaggcGGCCGGCGCTCCGTTACTCCGCCGCCCAGCTGCTGGAGAAGGGTGTCCTGGTGGAAATCGAGGATCTTCCCGCCTCTCA CTTCCGAAACGTGATCTTTGACATCACCCCTGGAGACGAGGCAGGCAAGTTCAACGTGAACGCCAAGTTCCTGGGCGTGGACATGGAGCGGTTCCAGCTTCACTACCAG GACCTCCTGCAGCTCCAGTACGAAGGTGTAGCTGTTATGAAACTCTTCAACAAGGCCAAGGTCAATGTCAACCTCCTCATCTTCCTTCTCAACAAGAAACTCCTGCGGCAGTGA